A single genomic interval of Lacrimispora sphenoides JCM 1415 harbors:
- a CDS encoding acetoacetate decarboxylase family protein: protein MYNKLFEEERIGKVTIKNRLVMSPMGCGLANLDGTPSEDMIAFYEARAVGGAGIIIPEITRINDTHGAGLMRQLSVTKDRHIGPLAELAEAVHKHGSKILIQLHHPGRETVSALIGGQPVVAPSPIPCKLVKQETRALTIEEIQQLILQFIEGAVRVQKAGCDGVELHAAHGYLLHQFLSPYTNKREDEYGGSFENRLRMIIEIINGIRKECGPDFPIGVRLSVEEFLDKTGVTEEYIHIQDGIKIAMALEQAGIDFIDTSCGLYETGMTCIEPISFPQGWRHDMLLAVKSHVKIPVIGVSVFREPAVAEKFLEEGVVDFISMGRTWNADEEWGKKVQEGRESELRKCVSCLRCFESLNEYNAAGLPPECALNPRYARERKYGNLVHDTKGHTAIVVGGGPAGMCAAQTLALRGVKVTLLDRQSELGGTVNLAKKPPLKERMQWIADYYSGELKRLGVEVKLNTEATADMIMEYKPDAVILATGSASIIPGKIPGIMGDNVFTVESVLSGNSALKGKKVAVIGAGLTGLETAEYLCEEGNQVTIIDMLDKPAPNANHTNVADVCGRLTKSGADYLLGHSLKEIKCNRIILERLEDHEEVIVSADAVVLSLGFRPDQSLVSELEAKGAEVKVIGSAIKDGTIAPAVRTGYEAGSELFMEKQKAPSFRVSKDEIPNFGKISLMDNQEGLYISYLTDPAAIARILPPPLKPFSMPVVTLSICRVNNPTFADDYYEAILGVYATYGKTLGLYTMGLVLGGSGAEMAVQCGRDNGSIPKKLGGEFVIRRNGDTVTAGVTRRGTQLVEATMKLGEYNNPLTAALYQFPAAGKQTFGGGFYFHFDRMPDENGVSHFLNGALLMNQCEYNYQSWEPGLVSLNLKSSIDDPWAELPVNTIIGGAYSKNSLLVHKLNLVEKLEANDVIPYLLTGRYDRTAFMETGRI from the coding sequence ATGTATAACAAATTATTTGAAGAGGAAAGAATTGGAAAGGTAACGATTAAGAATCGTTTGGTCATGTCTCCAATGGGGTGCGGACTTGCCAACCTTGATGGAACGCCTTCTGAAGATATGATTGCTTTTTACGAAGCAAGAGCGGTTGGCGGTGCAGGAATCATCATACCGGAGATTACCCGTATCAATGATACGCATGGAGCAGGGCTTATGAGACAGCTGTCAGTCACAAAAGACAGGCATATCGGACCACTGGCCGAACTTGCGGAAGCAGTACATAAGCATGGCAGCAAGATATTGATACAGTTGCATCATCCTGGACGTGAAACGGTGTCTGCACTTATTGGCGGACAGCCGGTAGTTGCACCGTCTCCGATTCCTTGTAAATTAGTAAAACAGGAGACACGTGCACTTACCATAGAGGAAATACAACAATTGATTTTGCAGTTTATCGAAGGTGCTGTCAGAGTTCAAAAAGCAGGTTGTGACGGCGTGGAATTACACGCAGCACATGGATATCTGTTGCATCAGTTTTTGTCTCCTTATACAAATAAAAGGGAAGACGAATACGGCGGAAGCTTTGAAAATCGTCTAAGAATGATAATTGAAATTATCAATGGAATACGGAAAGAATGTGGCCCGGATTTCCCGATCGGTGTCCGGTTAAGTGTAGAAGAATTTCTGGATAAGACAGGTGTAACAGAAGAGTATATCCATATTCAAGATGGTATAAAGATTGCCATGGCCTTAGAGCAGGCAGGTATTGATTTTATTGATACCAGCTGTGGATTATATGAAACAGGCATGACCTGCATAGAACCTATTTCTTTCCCACAGGGTTGGAGACACGACATGCTTTTGGCAGTAAAAAGTCATGTGAAAATTCCTGTGATCGGTGTATCGGTATTTAGAGAACCTGCAGTAGCGGAAAAATTCCTGGAAGAAGGGGTAGTAGATTTTATTTCCATGGGACGTACCTGGAATGCTGATGAAGAGTGGGGAAAAAAAGTACAGGAAGGAAGAGAAAGTGAGTTACGCAAATGTGTCTCCTGTCTGCGCTGCTTTGAAAGCCTGAATGAATATAACGCTGCCGGTTTACCGCCGGAATGTGCATTAAACCCAAGATATGCAAGAGAGCGGAAATATGGGAATCTTGTTCACGATACAAAAGGACATACTGCAATTGTTGTTGGCGGCGGACCGGCTGGAATGTGTGCAGCACAAACCCTTGCCCTTCGTGGAGTCAAAGTGACTTTGCTTGACCGTCAAAGTGAACTTGGAGGAACCGTTAATCTGGCCAAAAAGCCGCCGTTAAAGGAACGTATGCAGTGGATTGCCGATTACTATAGCGGTGAATTGAAACGGCTTGGAGTAGAAGTAAAATTAAATACGGAAGCAACCGCAGATATGATTATGGAATATAAGCCAGATGCAGTCATTCTTGCCACAGGCTCTGCCTCCATTATTCCAGGAAAAATCCCCGGAATAATGGGTGACAATGTATTTACGGTGGAATCGGTGCTGTCAGGAAATTCAGCATTAAAAGGGAAAAAAGTAGCTGTGATCGGTGCAGGGCTTACAGGACTTGAGACGGCAGAATATCTTTGTGAAGAGGGAAATCAGGTTACCATTATTGATATGCTTGATAAGCCTGCTCCAAATGCGAACCATACCAATGTAGCTGATGTCTGTGGACGACTTACTAAATCAGGTGCAGATTATTTGCTGGGACATTCCTTAAAAGAGATAAAATGTAACAGGATTATACTGGAGAGATTGGAAGATCATGAAGAAGTGATTGTATCTGCCGATGCAGTCGTACTTTCTCTTGGATTCAGACCGGATCAATCTTTGGTTTCTGAATTAGAAGCAAAGGGTGCAGAGGTGAAGGTAATAGGAAGTGCCATAAAAGATGGAACTATCGCACCTGCAGTACGTACAGGTTATGAGGCAGGAAGTGAATTATTTATGGAAAAACAAAAAGCTCCAAGCTTCCGGGTTTCCAAAGATGAAATACCAAACTTCGGCAAGATATCTCTAATGGATAATCAGGAGGGACTCTACATCAGTTATCTTACTGACCCGGCAGCAATTGCGCGGATACTTCCGCCGCCGTTGAAACCGTTTTCTATGCCGGTAGTTACCTTGTCCATCTGCCGTGTGAATAATCCAACATTTGCAGATGACTACTATGAAGCTATTTTGGGGGTTTATGCAACCTACGGTAAGACACTTGGTTTATATACGATGGGTCTGGTACTTGGCGGATCAGGAGCTGAAATGGCAGTACAATGCGGCCGTGATAATGGAAGTATTCCAAAGAAACTGGGAGGAGAATTTGTCATTAGAAGAAATGGTGACACGGTAACAGCAGGAGTAACGAGAAGAGGAACACAGCTTGTAGAAGCAACCATGAAATTAGGTGAATATAATAATCCTCTGACCGCGGCTCTCTATCAATTCCCGGCAGCAGGTAAGCAGACATTTGGAGGCGGGTTCTATTTCCATTTTGACCGGATGCCAGATGAAAACGGTGTTTCTCATTTCCTGAACGGAGCATTGCTTATGAATCAATGCGAATATAATTATCAATCATGGGAGCCGGGATTGGTTTCGCTCAATTTAAAATCAAGTATTGATGACCCATGGGCAGAACTTCCTGTTAACACCATAATAGGCGGTGCTTATTCAAAGAACAGTTTGTTAGTACATAAACTTAATTTAGTAGAAAAACTAGAAGCCAATGATGTAATTCCATATTTGTTAACCGGACGCTATGACCGTACGGCATTTATGGAAACAGGCCGTATTTAA
- a CDS encoding PucR family transcriptional regulator, with protein MNDKNLTICSSCTIVKISFKQIISKMGETMKFAKFIEKISEEYSIDILSQGEDLEIQDVALIDNKHDNTIRNTLYFGYDKQLKHAVSIPSQCIIARTDSAAIPLPTVSSNIALVAEDSLFTIFNDAKALIEASQKGIFEELTAIADKTHNIEAVIDAASVRLGNSLLFCDTNFKIIAYSTSIPVLDPLWIENTKKGYCCYEFINEVKELKSIRNASQTTAAIEVTCNKSPFRKLSSKVFHNQTQIGFLLMIEGENNFLPSHFEMLSTISHVISYTISYYKSDLFEKNSIYHEVLYDMLIGTPSKDIMPRLTELQFPAKMLVLFIHPAKYPGQPYLKNFICKNLKIQIPGTHITYHNNGIVAVIPLKEDTEIDLESLEMLKYFSKKEHIRMGISNSFSCIENFVSHYEQAHAALELGHKLNPEELVYLYQDYQIYDLFSEVKNPDKLGRYCHPALAVLNQYDHENGSQLYKTLYVYIEKGNNIKLTSESLYIHRNSLVYRLNRITEICRVDLTDINTLFLLRLSFLIDRYNERNNSFAVYQNNIMPNNLKYS; from the coding sequence ATGAATGATAAAAATTTGACAATTTGTTCATCGTGCACTATAGTAAAAATATCTTTTAAACAGATCATTTCTAAAATGGGGGAAACTATGAAATTTGCAAAGTTTATAGAAAAAATCTCAGAAGAATATTCAATTGATATCCTATCACAAGGAGAAGATTTAGAAATACAGGATGTTGCTTTGATTGACAACAAGCATGATAATACGATTAGGAATACTCTTTACTTTGGTTATGATAAACAATTAAAACATGCAGTATCTATTCCATCTCAATGCATAATTGCACGCACGGATTCTGCAGCGATTCCCCTTCCCACTGTGAGTAGTAATATCGCTTTGGTAGCAGAAGACTCTTTATTTACCATATTCAACGATGCAAAAGCTTTGATTGAAGCGTCTCAAAAAGGAATTTTTGAGGAACTTACTGCTATCGCTGATAAAACCCATAACATTGAAGCCGTTATTGATGCTGCCTCTGTAAGGCTTGGGAATTCTTTGCTGTTCTGTGATACGAACTTTAAAATCATTGCCTATTCTACATCTATCCCTGTCCTCGATCCTCTTTGGATAGAAAATACAAAGAAGGGATACTGCTGTTATGAATTTATCAATGAAGTAAAAGAATTAAAATCCATACGCAACGCTTCCCAGACTACAGCCGCCATAGAAGTCACCTGCAACAAATCCCCTTTCCGTAAGTTGAGCAGTAAAGTTTTTCATAATCAAACCCAGATTGGATTTTTATTGATGATTGAAGGAGAGAACAACTTTCTTCCTTCCCATTTTGAAATGTTAAGTACAATAAGCCATGTTATCAGCTACACCATTTCATACTATAAATCGGACTTATTTGAAAAAAACAGCATTTATCATGAAGTATTATATGATATGCTGATCGGAACGCCATCAAAGGATATCATGCCAAGACTGACAGAACTTCAATTTCCTGCCAAAATGCTGGTTCTATTCATTCATCCTGCAAAATATCCTGGGCAACCGTACTTAAAAAATTTTATATGCAAGAATCTGAAAATACAGATTCCCGGTACCCATATTACTTATCATAATAACGGGATTGTTGCGGTTATTCCGTTAAAAGAAGATACTGAAATAGATTTAGAGTCACTGGAAATGTTAAAATATTTTTCTAAAAAGGAACACATACGAATGGGAATCAGTAACTCTTTTTCCTGCATTGAAAACTTTGTAAGCCACTATGAACAAGCACATGCAGCATTAGAATTGGGCCATAAATTAAACCCGGAAGAATTGGTATACCTCTATCAAGATTATCAGATTTATGATTTGTTTTCGGAAGTGAAGAATCCAGATAAATTAGGGCGGTACTGTCATCCTGCTCTGGCAGTACTCAATCAGTATGACCATGAAAATGGTTCGCAGCTATATAAGACCTTATATGTCTACATAGAAAAGGGGAATAACATTAAATTAACTTCGGAAAGTCTATATATCCACCGAAATTCCCTTGTCTACCGTTTAAATCGTATCACGGAAATATGCCGGGTTGATCTTACAGACATTAATACGCTTTTCCTGCTTCGGCTTTCTTTTCTTATAGATCGGTATAATGAGCGAAATAATAGCTTCGCAGTTTATCAAAATAATATAATGCCAAACAATTTAAAATACTCGTGA
- a CDS encoding aldo/keto reductase — protein sequence MQKRPFGNTGLHTSILGFGGFHLLEIPVSEANYLLNRYLDEGGNYIETAASYGDGESERKIGQCVSVRRKEFILATKSGERYKDGLLASLDRSLHNLNTDYVDLLIMHAVGTMEELDAILAPGGALEGALQAKEEGRIHHIGISMHGQPDVLIRALKEYPFEAVMTTINYYDHFNFPEIQEVLLPLALKNNTAIILMKPVADGLLWRSAPQAFRYAFSQPVSIVVAGINNRELLEADLRYANEFKSMSEEEMEDIYTNSPELGTYVCRQCGKCMICPESIPLTDIFLYEGYFDRQMADGIVTNASDYALKERLRFWFGNRDMAMNLYSKLEVKADSCTDCGKCTPECPYSIDVRRKLAIADYKLAKKDIF from the coding sequence ATGCAAAAACGGCCATTTGGTAACACAGGTTTACACACTTCAATTCTTGGATTTGGTGGATTTCATTTGCTGGAAATTCCAGTAAGCGAGGCGAACTATCTATTAAACCGATATCTGGATGAAGGGGGTAATTATATTGAGACTGCTGCCAGCTATGGGGATGGTGAGTCAGAAAGAAAGATAGGACAATGTGTATCAGTAAGAAGAAAGGAATTCATTCTGGCAACAAAGTCGGGAGAACGTTACAAGGATGGATTGTTAGCCTCCTTAGATCGTAGCTTACATAATCTTAATACGGATTATGTAGATCTTCTCATTATGCATGCTGTGGGAACCATGGAGGAGTTGGATGCGATCCTTGCTCCCGGCGGGGCATTGGAAGGTGCATTGCAAGCGAAAGAGGAAGGCCGCATTCATCACATAGGAATCTCAATGCATGGGCAACCCGATGTCTTAATCCGTGCATTAAAGGAATATCCTTTTGAGGCTGTAATGACGACCATTAATTATTATGATCATTTCAACTTCCCCGAGATACAAGAGGTATTGCTACCATTAGCACTCAAGAACAATACTGCCATTATCTTAATGAAACCGGTAGCAGACGGTCTATTGTGGCGTTCTGCTCCGCAGGCGTTCCGTTATGCCTTCAGTCAGCCGGTATCCATTGTCGTTGCAGGTATCAATAATAGAGAATTACTAGAGGCGGATTTACGTTATGCGAATGAATTCAAATCAATGTCAGAAGAAGAGATGGAGGATATATATACTAACTCTCCTGAGCTTGGTACCTATGTATGCAGACAATGTGGGAAATGTATGATTTGTCCAGAGAGCATTCCCCTTACTGATATCTTCCTGTATGAGGGCTATTTTGACCGGCAAATGGCGGATGGTATCGTAACCAATGCTTCCGATTATGCTTTAAAGGAACGGCTACGTTTTTGGTTTGGCAATCGAGATATGGCTATGAACCTTTATTCCAAACTGGAGGTTAAGGCTGACAGCTGCACCGATTGCGGCAAATGTACGCCGGAATGTCCTTACAGCATTGACGTAAGACGTAAGTTAGCAATCGCAGATTATAAATTGGCAAAGAAGGATATTTTTTGA
- the yaaA gene encoding peroxide stress protein YaaA gives MKIIVSPAKKMNEDTDSIEVTGMPEFINDAIILMHEMQSLSLSEGKALWKCNDKLAELNYKRYKDMALMRRLTPAVIAYEGLQYQHMAPKVLTTRALTYLSDHLRILSGFYGVLRPFDGVTPYRLEMQAKLSVNDCKDLYDFWGDRLYHSLVDDDRIIINLASKEYSQCIEKYITPKDRFITIEFGELVEGKVKQKGTISKMARGDMVRFMAENNISDLNGLKDFQGLGFAYSKELSSNSKYVFIM, from the coding sequence ATGAAGATAATAGTTTCTCCTGCAAAGAAGATGAATGAGGATACGGATTCCATTGAGGTTACTGGAATGCCCGAATTTATTAATGATGCTATAATATTGATGCATGAAATGCAGTCCTTGTCCTTATCAGAGGGAAAAGCATTGTGGAAATGCAATGATAAATTAGCAGAATTAAACTATAAGCGCTACAAAGATATGGCTTTGATGCGTAGACTGACACCGGCAGTAATAGCATATGAAGGCTTGCAGTATCAGCATATGGCTCCGAAAGTGCTTACAACCAGGGCACTTACGTACCTATCAGATCATTTGCGGATTCTGTCAGGCTTCTATGGAGTACTTAGGCCCTTTGATGGGGTAACGCCATATCGACTAGAAATGCAGGCGAAGCTATCCGTGAATGATTGTAAAGATTTATATGATTTCTGGGGAGACCGGTTGTATCATAGTCTAGTGGACGATGACAGAATTATCATTAACTTGGCTTCGAAGGAATACTCACAATGCATCGAGAAATATATCACACCGAAGGATCGATTTATTACGATTGAGTTTGGTGAGCTAGTGGAAGGGAAAGTGAAGCAAAAGGGAACAATATCGAAGATGGCTCGCGGTGATATGGTGCGGTTCATGGCAGAGAATAATATTTCTGATCTGAATGGCCTCAAGGATTTTCAGGGGTTAGGGTTTGCTTATTCCAAGGAGCTTTCCAGCAATTCAAAATACGTATTTATAATGTGA
- a CDS encoding peroxiredoxin, with protein sequence MLEPGIKAPAFSLLDQNGLMHTLEEYKGRKVILYFYPKDNTPGCTKQACSFGELYPQFQEKGAVVLGVSKDSVASHKKFEEKYGLPFTLLSDTELTCIQAYDVWQEKMNYGKVSMGVVRTTYLIDEDGVIVKAFGKVKAEENPAQMLALF encoded by the coding sequence ATGTTAGAGCCAGGAATAAAAGCACCAGCATTTTCATTGCTGGATCAGAATGGATTGATGCACACGTTGGAGGAGTACAAGGGTAGGAAGGTTATTTTATATTTCTATCCAAAGGACAATACTCCGGGCTGCACCAAGCAGGCTTGCAGCTTTGGAGAGTTGTATCCGCAGTTTCAGGAAAAGGGAGCTGTGGTTCTTGGGGTGAGTAAGGACAGTGTGGCATCTCATAAAAAGTTCGAGGAAAAGTATGGACTACCATTTACATTGCTTTCTGATACGGAACTTACCTGTATTCAGGCATATGATGTCTGGCAGGAAAAAATGAATTATGGTAAGGTTAGCATGGGAGTGGTTCGAACCACATATCTCATCGATGAAGATGGGGTAATTGTAAAAGCCTTTGGTAAAGTGAAGGCAGAGGAGAATCCGGCACAAATGCTGGCGCTGTTTTAG
- a CDS encoding peptide deformylase, translated as MIRQVMKDVVFLNQKSEPATEADKQVVQDLLDTLKANEAGCVGMAANMIGVKKRIIAVSMGFANIAMINPVIIKKSGAYDTEEGCLSLIGVRKTTRYKDIEVEFQDLNFNKQCQKFSGWIAQIIQHEIDHCDGIVI; from the coding sequence ATGATTAGACAAGTAATGAAGGATGTCGTCTTCCTGAATCAGAAGTCAGAACCGGCAACGGAAGCGGACAAGCAGGTGGTTCAGGATTTGCTTGATACTTTAAAAGCGAATGAAGCAGGCTGTGTAGGAATGGCGGCTAACATGATTGGTGTCAAGAAAAGAATAATAGCAGTGAGTATGGGTTTTGCTAATATTGCTATGATTAATCCAGTGATTATAAAGAAGTCTGGTGCGTACGATACGGAGGAAGGCTGTCTTTCTTTGATTGGAGTTCGCAAGACCACCAGATATAAGGATATCGAGGTGGAGTTTCAGGATTTGAATTTCAATAAACAGTGCCAGAAGTTTTCCGGATGGATTGCACAGATTATACAACATGAAATCGACCACTGCGATGGCATAGTGATATAG
- a CDS encoding DUF4357 domain-containing protein, translated as MRLILSVLGHKVLEPSVGTSQWKSEPVFLLQDRSGIKAFGKPTSDGFAVLKGSTIAQSVASSLSQSILNKRQQLLDKSIVDQNFTFTQDWSFSSSSLAAAIVVGYSINGRIAWKSKKGISLKETETKV; from the coding sequence ATGCGTTTGATTTTGAGCGTATTAGGCCATAAGGTCTTAGAACCTTCTGTAGGAACCTCACAATGGAAAAGTGAACCAGTTTTTCTTTTACAAGATCGTTCTGGTATTAAAGCTTTTGGAAAACCAACATCCGATGGATTTGCTGTTTTAAAAGGTTCCACCATTGCGCAGTCGGTAGCTTCATCATTATCGCAATCAATCTTAAATAAGCGTCAACAATTATTAGATAAGAGTATTGTTGATCAAAATTTTACGTTTACACAAGATTGGTCATTTAGTAGTTCATCCTTAGCGGCAGCTATTGTGGTGGGATACAGCATTAACGGACGAATCGCCTGGAAAAGCAAAAAAGGAATTTCGCTAAAAGAAACAGAAACAAAAGTTTGA
- a CDS encoding GIY-YIG nuclease family protein, which produces MRGKTIRQFLIDGVAEGRWVSELSNWTGKAYKIPRTYVNACGDREDLSNTGVYFLFGNDDNTDSKQVYIGEAENIINRIKQHVAEKDFWTECVVFISKDNNLNKAHIKYLENHLYLLAKKSKRYEILNLNNHLNHPYLKWTKLRWRSLLIICV; this is translated from the coding sequence ATGCGGGGGAAAACAATTCGTCAATTTTTAATAGATGGAGTCGCAGAGGGGAGATGGGTAAGTGAACTTTCTAATTGGACAGGAAAGGCTTATAAAATTCCGCGTACATACGTAAATGCTTGTGGAGATAGAGAAGACCTAAGCAATACAGGAGTTTATTTTCTGTTTGGAAATGATGATAATACAGATAGTAAACAAGTTTACATTGGAGAAGCTGAAAACATTATTAACCGCATTAAGCAGCATGTTGCAGAAAAAGATTTTTGGACAGAATGCGTTGTTTTTATTAGTAAAGACAATAACCTTAACAAGGCCCATATAAAATATTTGGAAAATCATTTGTATTTGCTTGCTAAAAAAAGTAAAAGGTATGAAATCTTAAATTTAAATAACCATCTGAATCATCCATATCTGAAATGGACCAAGCTGAGATGGAGGAGTTTATTGATAATATGCGTTTGA
- a CDS encoding ATP-dependent DNA helicase, which produces MCALCTINTRVKEPFDYSNREDFQVKLVEWIGDVLYDILPEHGYEVRDEQIFTAFQIADAVCSKKVHLAEAGLGTGKTFAYLLSAIPYARFSGKPVVIACANTALQEQLAGDTGDIKTLSRLLGLEIDARIAKDSRQYICDVRVNENLEEFDMMSDEINQWLNKTKLGERSEISTVPDRIWKRIGWNESMSCDICMNRGYCKLVKAREYYRLARDLIIVDHETFFNDLWTREERLANGQLPILPNYSAVIFDEGHKILLPAAMQAGQQINKEEIDNIIFTLGEIQGARDSLVSVTAAMEQASYDFFEKLNRSVIIAESSERLSIRMNETLQKTAKVFRKTLDHFHLEMQIEQELYIESLSANQIQAYEGQIERSIMALDRFCRNNSTDMIAWVDRGDGSFWVVPRNLNEMLNRHLFQKELPVIFTSATLSNEGDFDYFIRTLGLKEPSKSTVESPFDLEKQVVVYLPQSSHSLEAKSTHGIEKLVSLLNNNEGRALVLTNSMEEVRKIRKRLEGYQFPFDILWEDKGERGHLVRRFKEEEFSVLIGANFWEGIDVPGDALTLLIVWQLPFPALDPLIEVQRKEAREQGLDPAITVDYPEMGLKLKQGCGRLIRTEEDKGAIVVLDFVVGTPWEKVVMGALPFGAVIRGIEGLE; this is translated from the coding sequence ATGTGTGCATTGTGTACAATTAACACAAGGGTAAAAGAGCCCTTTGATTATAGTAATAGAGAAGATTTTCAAGTTAAATTAGTTGAATGGATTGGTGACGTTTTGTATGATATCCTTCCTGAGCATGGATACGAAGTTCGGGACGAACAAATATTTACAGCTTTTCAGATAGCTGATGCTGTTTGCAGCAAAAAAGTTCACTTAGCGGAAGCAGGACTTGGAACAGGCAAAACATTTGCTTATTTATTATCAGCAATTCCCTATGCTAGGTTTAGCGGAAAACCTGTAGTGATTGCGTGTGCTAATACAGCACTTCAAGAACAACTTGCTGGTGACACTGGGGATATTAAAACCCTTTCTAGGTTACTTGGATTAGAGATAGATGCTAGGATAGCAAAAGACTCACGTCAGTATATATGCGATGTTCGAGTAAATGAAAATTTAGAAGAATTCGATATGATGTCGGATGAGATTAATCAGTGGTTAAATAAAACAAAATTAGGTGAACGCTCAGAAATATCTACCGTACCAGATCGTATTTGGAAGAGGATTGGTTGGAATGAGTCTATGTCGTGCGATATTTGCATGAACCGTGGATATTGCAAACTTGTTAAGGCAAGAGAATATTATAGACTTGCGAGAGATTTAATTATTGTAGATCATGAAACATTTTTTAATGACTTATGGACAAGGGAAGAACGATTAGCGAATGGACAATTGCCGATACTTCCAAATTATTCTGCAGTTATTTTCGATGAAGGGCATAAAATACTGCTTCCAGCAGCCATGCAAGCAGGACAACAAATAAACAAGGAGGAGATTGACAATATAATCTTCACCCTTGGGGAAATACAGGGAGCAAGAGATTCATTGGTTTCAGTAACAGCTGCGATGGAACAGGCTTCTTATGACTTTTTTGAAAAATTAAATAGGTCTGTGATAATAGCAGAAAGCTCAGAAAGACTATCCATTCGGATGAATGAGACGTTGCAAAAGACGGCTAAAGTATTTCGAAAGACATTAGATCACTTTCATCTAGAGATGCAGATTGAGCAAGAACTATATATAGAGTCATTATCCGCAAACCAAATACAAGCATATGAAGGGCAAATTGAAAGATCCATAATGGCACTAGACAGATTCTGTAGAAATAACAGTACAGATATGATAGCTTGGGTTGATAGAGGGGATGGTAGTTTTTGGGTTGTTCCTAGGAATTTAAATGAGATGTTAAACCGACATTTATTTCAGAAGGAATTACCAGTGATATTTACCTCAGCAACGTTAAGTAATGAAGGGGATTTTGATTATTTTATACGAACGCTTGGATTAAAGGAACCTTCCAAATCTACGGTGGAAAGTCCTTTTGATTTAGAAAAACAAGTTGTTGTCTACTTACCACAGTCCTCACACAGTTTAGAAGCAAAGTCTACCCACGGCATAGAAAAATTAGTATCCCTATTAAATAATAATGAGGGACGAGCTCTCGTACTTACCAATTCGATGGAGGAAGTTCGTAAAATCAGAAAGAGATTGGAAGGATATCAATTTCCATTTGATATTCTGTGGGAAGATAAAGGGGAGAGAGGGCACCTTGTACGAAGGTTTAAAGAGGAGGAATTCTCGGTATTGATTGGTGCAAATTTTTGGGAAGGAATCGATGTACCAGGTGATGCATTAACCTTGCTAATCGTCTGGCAGCTGCCTTTCCCAGCTCTAGATCCTCTCATTGAAGTACAACGTAAAGAGGCAAGAGAACAAGGATTAGATCCCGCCATAACAGTTGATTATCCTGAGATGGGACTTAAATTAAAACAAGGTTGTGGACGGTTAATTAGAACAGAGGAAGATAAAGGAGCAATCGTTGTCTTAGATTTTGTTGTAGGAACACCTTGGGAAAAAGTTGTGATGGGTGCACTGCCTTTTGGAGCGGTGATTAGGGGGATAGAAGGGCTGGAATGA
- a CDS encoding VOC family protein has protein sequence MNGKDVRVGACLLAGNMDSMVRFYRDTLGFHTQWNGGDFAEFETASGELSLFMYSRKAFVQAIGESYVPPKGINQTFEIALWLPCFADVDAEYERLLKLGVQFPTGEPITFSFGNRNFYVADPEGNLLEIGSTSEM, from the coding sequence TTGAACGGAAAAGATGTAAGAGTAGGCGCATGTCTATTAGCTGGCAACATGGACAGCATGGTTCGATTTTACAGAGATACATTGGGCTTTCATACTCAATGGAATGGTGGGGATTTCGCAGAGTTTGAAACGGCAAGCGGTGAACTATCCTTGTTCATGTATAGCAGGAAAGCATTCGTGCAGGCAATTGGGGAGAGCTACGTTCCTCCAAAAGGAATCAATCAGACATTTGAAATTGCCCTTTGGTTGCCCTGTTTTGCCGATGTGGATGCGGAATATGAGCGACTATTGAAGCTGGGCGTGCAATTTCCAACTGGAGAACCCATAACCTTTTCCTTCGGCAACCGCAACTTTTACGTTGCCGATCCGGAGGGGAATCTACTAGAGATAGGCAGTACGAGCGAAATGTAG